In Haloarchaeobius salinus, the sequence ATGTCCTGTTCAAGCCAATCAATAGCTAACGACCCACCATGGCCGGCAGTCATCCGCCACCAATTGTTCTCTTGATTTGCCATAGCGCGAAGAACTTGTAGAACTCATTTAAATGTGAATGTACAGACATCCGAAATAGTACTATTCCAGTACGATTGCGAGCAAATTAGCAATAAATCAATCCGGGTAAACGTTATACAGTAGCTGGTAGCTACTTTGGTTATAGTTGGGATATTATCGTGAGTGAGAAAGTCACCGCTGGAAATCAAACTGAGTCAGAGGAAGCAGACGGGTCTCAAGTCGATGAAACCCCGGACCTCCGGCCTTCCCGTCAGCAAGAGCGTGACCATTCCCCGGATGCGTACTCCTCGGGGTACGATTCGTTTGGTGAGACCCGCGTCGGCATAGGGAGTGCTGGCGGAAAGGTAGAGAAACTCATCCGGCATAATGAAGGCCGGCATCGTTCCGACGGCGATCACAGCACCCGTGAAGCAGTCCGCGATAAGGTTCGTGTGACGGAGGCGTTCTGCTCTGCTCTCGATCTCCCCACTCACCAGCAACAAGCGGCAGTTACCGCAATGACGACGATGAATCTTGATCGGTTCGGTCGGCAGAAACGCCTGTCAAAAGTTGCTCTCGCCACGATCAAAGTCGCCGTCGAGTGGGACCGATTTAATCGGATTCCTGATGAGGCCTTGCCGGACCTTGATGCCGACCGACTCCCACCGCGGATGCTGGAACAAGACGAGTTCCAAACGCTGCTGGAGGAACAAGAGGTTTCAAAATCCGATCTGTACAGCGTCTCACAACTGGTCAAACGCGAACTCAAAAAACACGACCACTTCCCACTGTGACTGCCGCTTCCCGCCCGCTGCAGTCGCCAACGAAGTCTCACTGGGCAAAGATCACCCCCTTTTCCTGCCAATAAATGCACAAGAGGAATCATATATGAATTTGAAATGATCGAAGGGCATTTTCTTTTAAGTATTCCCTGCGACAATATGCGGGATGAGGGTCGTCGGTCGTCGGTTCCGCCATAAGGCGGAGCGACGGCCCGGCTGCCAATTAACGCGCGAAGTTCGCCCCCTTCGTCAAGCAGGGTACCCAACTTGGCACCTTCGTAACCCCTCTTCAGAAGTGGCCAGTTCACGAAGACTCTGTTTCAGCTACGAAGGGGTACTCCATTACGCACGCGAGCTTCGAGGCTTCGACCCAGCCAACCGCTTCGGTGTACACTCCACCGTACGCGCGAGGTTCACGCATCGCTTCTCGTCGTTAGCCAGCGACGCCCCTTAGAGACCCTTCGACACTTCCCCAGAGAGTTCCATCCCTCTCGAAGCCTCACCTCGCAGGGTCTCCTCACCAATACGTATCAACGCGCCCAGTGGCAACACTGGCCAGCGCAGATACATCCCATAGGTAGCCACTGGCACTCAGACGACGACGCACCACACGCGACTCCTTCGACCAATGTCCAGCTACACCAACCTCGACCAGACGTATCTTCCGCCGATCAAACAGCACGCCCGCGACCGCTGGCACGAACGCTTCCGCACGGACCGCCCGCTCGAAGCCGCCTGGCGCGCCGCCAAACCTGTCGAAGCCCCAGCAGCCCGCTGCAGCCACGCCCGGCTCTACGAACCCGTCGACGCACTCATGCTCGTCCGCGACGGCTGGCTCCGAACCGTCCTCATCAACGACGGTCGCCTCGACACAACCGGCCTCGTGATGTGCGACGCCTGCGACGACCTCGTAGACCCGATCACAGACACGCGCTGCCCAACATGCGGAGAACCACAACCCGCCGTCCAAACCTGCGGACAAGTCACCGTCATCCGCGGAGGTAATCACCGATGAGCAGCCCCCCGTTCCTCCACATCGACGAGTTCGACGGCACCAACGGATTCGTCAAAACGAAAGCGTTCGTCAACTACACCATCGACCTCAACAGCCACACCCCTTACCAGAAAGTCATGCTCGGCAACAGCGACCGTGGCGACGTCCAACGCCCCTGCGTCGTCTTCAACGACGACATCACTCTCAACGAAGGGTGTGGCTACGTCTTCGGCGGCTTCGACAACCTCTGGCCAGAAGGAGAGGAGATACAGTTGAAGCTCGCCCAAGGCGCGTGGATCCGGAAGATCTACGACCCGAACGACGAGTAGCGCCCCTCCCACCGTTCTGCACTCGGATCAGTATCTGTGCTCGGGTCGAGTATCGTCCCGCACGCCCCAGTTTAATGACGACAGGTTGAGAAAGGTTGTAGTAATGGCAGCTACGCTCACCGAACCCGCCGTTCTCGCTGCCGCCAAAGACACCCTCTACCCTGATCTCGACGATAATCAAGAACACTACGCTGTCACGGAAACGCAGTTCACGAAACTATCGTGGGGCGGGTGGGAGATCCCTGACGATCTGCGCCGACGCCTCGCGCCGTACAACACGATTCGCCTCACAGACGGGGAACCTGACCTCCTCGGCGTCGGAATGCCCGCTCTCGAAGTCCTGAACGCCGACGCCGCAACAACCCCAGTCACGGTAATCGAAGCGAAAGGCCACAACAACGACCCGAGTGCCGCCGACGTCCGAACCGGAATCAACCAGGCACACGGCCACCTATCCGAAGTCAACATCGGGTACGTCGCTGCCCCCATCCAGAGCATCACCGACCAGGCACGCGCACTGGCCCGCGACCTCAACATCGGCGTCATCGGCGTCGAAAACCCGCACGACGCAACGCTCATCGAACCCGCTCGCGTCACCGGCGTCGGCGACTTCTCCACCACCATTGACGCGATCCGCTTCCAAGCCACAACGCACCAACTCACCGAAGGCAGTTTCCCAGTCAACCACCCGAAGAACTACCTCGGCTATGCACTCGCCCTCGCCGCAGATGGTGACACAGCTGACATCTACTCCGAGCACGTGATCAACAGCGTCTCAGGCGGCCGCCGCGGTGCAATCCTCCTCGGTCTCGTCGACAATCAGCCCGGTGGAGAGACACTCACGCACCTCGGTGCTGAGGTCGTCCGCTTCGCCCGCACTCAACACGGAACCGTCGATACTGCACTCGACGAATTCGCCTCTTGGAAAGGCCGATCCACACCGTTCACCGACCTCGCACCCCGGTGGGCGCAACTCGCCCGCTCAGTCGCCATCCAGTACGAGCCCACGCAACTCATCATCGAAGCCCTCGAACGCCTCCACCAACGCGGCATCAAACCCGCTACTATCGACGCCGTCGTCCGAGAAGCCTGCCGTATCAACCAACCACTCGCCGTAGAAGTATTCATCACCCAATCCAGGCGCGAAGACGTGCTCACCGCCGATGGTGACATCGATGAATCAGTGCTTACCGATTCGGCGGTGTACAAATCGGGAATCCACTTTCAGTTCAAATACCACCTCCGGCATATTGGACTGCTCACAGAAGGTGGGACCGACGACAAGGACGAGGTTCTATCGAACGAGTGGGCGCTACATCAAGCAGTCGGGATCTGACTGACTCACTCTTCGCCTGACTTACTCACCTCGGTGATGAGATTCCCGAACCGTCGGAGCAGGACTTCTGCATTCTCCTTGGTTGTTGTCGGCTGGTACTGTCCCTCTTTGTACTCCGCTAGTTGGATACTCGGGTGAGCTAATAGGTTGAGTGACTGTTCAATGACGTGCTGCTCCGGAACTCGTTCCTCACTGTACATGCCCTTCAAAATCAAGCGGAGTCGGTTGGCGGTTCCTTCTTCTGGATCTGCTCGTTGAAGCGCTTCCATCACGGCCAACAAGTCCTCAGTACCGCCAAGGCGAGTCCGGAGTTCATCATCGATCTGATCAAGCCGGTCATCTTGGAACGCCCCCGGTTCGGTGAGATATGCCGAGAGTGCTTCCGGTGGAATCCCATAGGTATCACGCCGTTCTAAGAGCGCCTGGAGGTGATCGGTCGCAAGGAGGACAATCCCTTGTCGGTCCGCATCTTCAATTGCCGCCGGAGTGAAGCCAGGCGCAACAACAATCGCCTGGTCGGCCGAGTGCCGCTCTTTATGCCCCTGTATCCGTGTTGCATCCGGCGAGGCCAACGTCCCACTACTTCGTGCCTTTACCTCGATGACTGCGTGAATTGGAGCCGTGATTTCAACGTCCGTATCATCTCCGCCTTCAATCCATCGCGCTTCAAACCCTAACCGAGAGAACGCCTTGGCGACCAGTTCTTCCAACTCCTCATATTGGTCACCATCCCGACTCGCCGCAACAATACGCTCTCCCAGATCTAGTTCTTGTACCTCTTCAGATTCCTCCTGCGACGGCTCCTCATCGAACTCATGAACCCGGACACCGCTCCCTGTCAACTCATTAACCGCGGTTTCAACGGACTCATACGCATCCTCTATGTCGCGGATACGCGAATCCGACACACGACTGAACCCCTGCGGAATATAATTGTCTTGGTACCCCGCGAGTTCGTTGAACGACTCAACGTCCACATCAATCTCCTCCACCCCAGTCAAGAACACCAAATACCGCCACGGACTTTCAGGATCCCACGGGTTCCCCTCAGTACGCCAGAGGTGCTCAGCCAGGTCAAGATCTTCACGTGTCCGCACAACCGTCGCCTGCGCGATGTACCTCCCATCTCGGTAGATTAACGCAATGTCCCCACCCTCCACGAACTGCCACTTCGAGTCAACTGACGTTCCCCACAGATGCACTTTCTCCGTCTCTGAATCAGTAACGGCCTCAACTTCGGTGTCAGAAAGGTACTCTTCAAACTCTGCCGGGTCATGCCCTTCCTTCACGGACTGCAGATAATCCTGATAGGCGTCCTCCCGTCCAGCTGTTATAATGGCAATCCCCGTCATTCCTGTGTGAGTGAATCACTACGTTGCCAGGAGAAAAATCACAGGGGTAGACAGGGAGTCTGCCGGTTACTCTGCAGTCTGAATTTCGGTGCGAATATCCGTCAGTTCCGATTTTACCTCCCCCTCGATCTCCTCTAGTTCCTCGTCGATCTCGTTGGCCGTCTTCCTGATTGAGGTGGTCTTCTTCCGAATCGTACTGAACCGGTCAATCGAATCGCTCACCTCACTCACGGCATTCTGAATGGCTTCCGGATCGAACGCGGTGCCCGAATCGACGTACCCTTGAACCGCTCGTGTCCGCGCCCAGTTGTACGCGATTCGAAGGAAGCCCGGTTCGACGTCGTCGTCCTCGGTTTCTTTGAGGGCAACGGAGAGCCGCTCGGAATCGAACTCGTGGAAGTACCCGACCTTGTTCGGGATGTAGGACTCGCACTCGAAGACGATGATCCCGTAATCGGCGTCACGGTTCTCCACGGCGTCAGCGAGTTCCTCCTTGATACCGCGCTGTGAGTACCCGCTGTCGCTTTTCGCTTCGACGACGATTCGCTGACCAGTATCGTTGAGCGTGATGACGAAGTCCCCGACTTTCCGGCCACTGATCTCACCAATCGTGTCGCCGGTGTACTCGACTTCGTTACTCGTGTTGTACACAAGGTTCGAGAGTATGTTCTCGACGGTGTCTTCGAAGTCGTCGCCCTTCAGCGTGGTCCGCTGCCGGATCTCTTCCTCCGTCTCCTCAGCGGTCGCTTGCTCCTCGATTTTATCACGAAGGTCTTGAATCTGATCCTGCAACGTCCGCTTGAGCCGGTACGTCGGTGTTCCCTCCGTATCGGGATCCAGCGCCTTCTGAATGCGTTCGCCGTCCTCACCGAGCTCTTCATCGAGGCGCTCGGTAAACGGCCCGTCTTCGCTGAACGCGTCCTCAATGTGCTGCTTGAGATGCCCATCCTGACCGAGATGATCCTCGAAAATCTGGGGGACGTGACCATCGTCGCCAAACTTCTCTTCAACCTCGTCCTCGATCCGGTCAATTTCCTCTTGGAGATCTCGCTGCATCTCAGTGAACTTCCGCTCGACGTACTCCTCCTGCTGAGACGTTTCCGCGAGATCCAGCGTCGTTACACCGACACGCAGCGCTCTGACGAAGGCATCCTCCCGCTCCCGATCATCGTCAAACTGCTGGAGATAATCAACGACCGTCGAATCCGTAATCTCAACATCAGTTACGTAAGCGCGGCCGTCATCCATCTCTATCCGAGGAACCCCTTCAGTAGCCATGTATCACGCCGGAAAATATCTCTCCAACTAAATAAAATGGAGGCACCAATTTCGGTACAACGAGACAATTAATATACGAAGGGCACCAAGAACTATCTCGTCATCTCTGACCGGAATAGTGCTTTCGGAAAGCGTTTAATACAGTTTCATGATTACTATGCTACTTGAGGAACAGACCTGATGGGATCTATTGACAACTCAGGTATGGATATCGAACGCGTTATTTCGCAAGCAGAAGGGCAGATAGACCGTCAACTGCTTTCTGGCCAAGGGGAGGGAGGGCTATTTACCACGGGATATCTCTCTGACAGTCCGTTTTATGAACTTTTGTCCGCGAACGAGGTACCTCACTACCTATTCGCCTCAGCGAAGAAAGCCCCGACCATCGATGGGCACCCCCAACGAGACTCTCTTGATGACTACCGCGCGATTACAGCTGTGACGAGTGATAGGATTCTCTATGCGGTCGGCGCGAGCGATGGCGATATCACGGGCGAAATTGGGTACGATGAGATTGATGCGGTTGATATAACAGATGTTGGGTCACCACTTCGGTCGAAACCCGTACTCCTCGTCGAGACTGTAGATCAGGAGTATCGGTTCTACGGTGCAAATGTCGCCAACAGGGATTCGTTACTTGATTTTATCCGCGAACAAATCACCAATGTCTACGAGTCGAAGACGCGAAAGCACATCGCCGACGCAAAGGAGGCACTAAGCGATGGCAACCTGACGCAAGCCGCTGATCAGATAGATACAGCACGGGAATTCTTCGGCGTAGCCAGTGAATGGCGAGAGCTAATTACGCGCGACGCTGATCTAGCAGATCTTGACGCAGAGATTGACTCGCTGACTGACCGTCTCTCTGCTAACCGCACTATTCAGTCGGTGCTCAAAGACGTCCAAGGGGCCATCGAAGACGGGGACGCCGCATTTAAAAAAGGCGATATCAACGAAGCGGGTGCCAAGTACAAGGAGGCCTATGACTGTCTAGATGATCTTGACGAAATGGTTGAACTGAATGCTATCCTAGGAGAAAGTGATATCAATTCTGTACGCTCAGAGTTGCGAGTTCGGGACTTTGCGACAACTCCTACCGAAGTTCATCGGAGGTTGCGGGATCGTCTTGAAAGAGCACGTAGTGCCGAAGCGGCATCCGAAAGGACGAGTGACCCGAAGCAGGCAAAAACTAATCTCGAAGCTGCTGCCGAGACTGTAAAGGAGTATTTCGATGAACTCCAGAGCGCCAATATCGGATTTGCCGAATGCACCCCAGAAGGGCAATGCGATGGCTGTGGTCGGCCCATCGGTGTTGACCTTAATATCGAAATCGGAGGGGTCCCCGTCTCGGTTTGTGCACCCTGTTCCGAATTTGGTGATAACCGGCTACTCACCGAGGACGAGGCGGAAGAATACATTGAACAATTAGAAACAAAGCGTAAGCTGACTGGACCACTTCCGGCCGCAGTTCGACGTATCAATAATAGCCACAGCCGGACACCCACTCCTGACGAAGTACTTTCTGAGGCCGGCGTGTCTGCCACCGCTTTACAGGAGCGGTACGGATCGTACGAAGATTTGCTCGATTCTCTTGATTTAGATCCGACATCGGACCTCCTAAATGATCTCCGGAACGTCGCAGACAAGGTCGAAAGACAGCCGACTAAGGAGGATGTTCGAACGCATGGCCGGTACAAGATAGCGCGGTTCCTCACTCACTTCGGCGACTGGGAGAGTGCACTCCAAGCAGCTGAGCTTAACACAACCGAAGGGGTCAATGGGTTAGCCGGAAACGACTCCAAAGAAGGTGATGACGGTGACGAAGGTGATGAACTGGATACCCCCACTACAGAAGAACTCCTCGCCCCCGTACGAGAGGCTGCTAATACACTTGGACGCCCGCCAACGTATCAGGAAGGAATGGATCGAACCCAATTCTCAGGCAGCCAGTACGGTAGTCAGTTGGGCACCTGGAACGATGTCTTAGCGGCCGCTAATCTCGATGTTCGAGAAGCCTTGTGCGAGGATTTACGATCAGTAGCTGACGAGATGGGCATGACTCCGATGCGGCAAAATCTTGAGGAATATGCGACGTATCCACCACGCCTTTACGAGGACTGCTTCGGGTCAATTGAAGCCGTGATTAAGGCCGCCGGGTTCGAATTGGTCAACACTGATCGGTACAACTGGATCAAAAGCCTCCGAAAGCTATACCTGGAGAAAGGGGAGGTTCCGTTACCATTCGACGTACGAGATCGCGCGCCAAATCTGCTTGACGAAATCTACGACGATGTTCAGACCTGGGATGAGGCTTTAAGTAAAGCCGGAATCCGCAAAGGTGACCAGGACGATTTCGCCGAACGGCTGTTGATGGAACTCCAGCAAGTCGGCGAGGAACTTGGCCATCAACCATCACGACAAGAGTTCAACCGTTACGGATCATTGCCCGTTTCGGAGCTCGAATCACACTTCGACTCATTCAAACAGGCACTTTCCGTGTCTGACCTGGACCTGCCGTCAGGACGACCTGTTCAGGGTCCGCTCGATGAACCGCCAGATGCAAGTGGTGAAATACCATCTCACACTGACCTACTCCGCGAACTCCACTGGCTTGTCGAACGAAAAGGTAGATCAGATGCCCGAGAGCGATTCGAAGAAATCGGCTCATTTGACGCTGAGCACTACGATTTGCAGTTTGGATCACTTGATGATGCGTTTGACCAATTATTTGAGATCCAACAATCCGATACTCGCGGGAGCGAATACGCTCCGCGACGCATCCTCGTTGACGAACTTAGCCAGTTCGGTGAATTTCTGGAGCGAGCACCAACGCTGATCGAACTGCTCTACTATAGTAGTGTTTCTCTGGAGAAATTCTCCGAGAAATTTGAGTCATTAGCTGACATCTATAATGCGGCAGGGTTTGAGTACGATGACGATTTGCCGTCGAACGAAGAGCTTCTCAACGACATTCAGCTAGTTGGTGAAGAGCTTGGTCGCCCACCGACACTCGATGAGTATGCTGACCACGGTCAATTTGACTATGCAAATGCTATTCGTCGATTTGACGGGTGGATTCCGACGCTAAACGCGGTCGGCTACGACTTATTATCAACTGTCCCGAGTCTTCAGTACTACCGAACTATAGAGGTTGACCGAGTTCGATTCGAGTCTATACTACGATTCCAAACCGGCTTTGGGGAAATGGCAATATTGTTGGACGACCTCTACCGTCTTCAACACCAGTTCGGAGACGAACTTTCAGCTCAGTTGGTCGCCGAATACGGTCGCTATCCGATAACTGCCTATCAGTCCGCCTTCGGTACAGTTGATTCAGCAATCTCGACAATCGGGCTAACTCCTACCAATGCAAGCGTTGGTGTTCAGATACTTGACCAGTCTCTCCGGACATCGTTCAGCAATATCAAGATGAGGCTGGGACGGCAGCCGACACAAGAGGAAGTAGATGCACTTGGCGAGTATGTGTCGATAACCTACGTTACCCGATTTAGCTCGTGGGATACAACGCTTGACGAGTGCCTTGAGTCATCTGACCTTGATGACCACAAGGCCCCAACCCCCTACGCACTGCTCTGGGAGCTTGACCGTGTCGCTGAAAAAATCGGGGATACCCCGAATCCGGGGGTACTCCTGGCAAAGGGACAATACGATGCCGATGTGTACCTCGACACCTTTGACTCCTGGCAGGCCCTCTACGAAGCCGCGGGGTATGAGTGGGAACATAGCGAAGGGGTAGGAACGGCAGCTGCTCCTGGGGAACTTGATACTACTAGAAATGATTCGGATGACGCGAGCGACGAGGGGCTGTCCCGAACCGATGACGTGAGTATTCACGAAGAGACGGATGGCACGGAAGCCAAGTCAGGTGACAATGCAGACGCTTCGGAGGAGCTGGCTACTAATTCCCAGGAGAACGAAGAGCGGCAGGAGATGATCGATACCCTCCAAGACCTCTACGACGATCTTGGTCGGATTCCGCTTGCACAGGATATCCGGGATCAGACAGAATACTCTCAACACGACTATACGTCTGAATTCGGAAGCTTGGACGATGCACTTGCAGAAGCAGGATATGACAAGCGTAAGGCCCTGCTAAAGGAGTTGGAACGAGTCGCAGATGAACTGGGCCGTCCCCCCACTACTGTTGATTTCGCTGACAATGCTGAGTTCTCTTCAGCGCTATACACGCAGTACTTCGGGTCTTGGGAAGATACACTTGAAGCGGCCGGAGTCAGCAAAGAAGATAACGACGACAGCGACGGTGCTGACAAAAAAGAGTCTGACACGAGTACAAGCGGCTCCGCCTCTAGCGAATCACAAGCCAATAGCAGCGAGAAGGGAAATGCCCCAGATCAGCCGTCCGACGAGGAATTGCTTGACGAACTTCGAACCCTCGACAAAAGGTTGGAGACGGTTCCCCGATGGGGTGATATGAACGAACGAGGCGCATATAAGAGTCAGACATATATCGACAGATTCGGATCGTGGGACGACGCTCTCGAAGAAGCTGGTGTTGATAAAGGTGGCCAATTGCTCGCAGAACTCAAACGAGTCGCGGACGAACTCGGTCGAACTCCATCGACGGTAGCTATGAACGAGCGGGGACGATACAGCGCCTCGATGTATGCGAAGTTCTTTGGCTCCTGGAGTAACGCTGTTGACAAGCTCGACAGGAAGGAGACAAGAACTAACCAAGAGACTGATCCCACGAAGGAGTCTGAAACTCCCGAGAAGGACGCACTTATTAGTGAACTCAATCGGCTGTCTAACGAGACTGATGGCTTAGTGAAGGCTACAGATATGCAGGAGGATGGGGCGTACGCAGTCAATCAATATACTGAGCAATTCGGGTCGTGGGACGAAGCTCTCGATGAGGCAGGAATTGAGCGGAAGGCTCAACTCCTGAACGAGATCGAGCAAGTTTGGGAGCAACTCGGTAGACGCCCCTCAACGGTCGAGATGAACAAACATGGACGAGTATCGGCTACGACAGTAACCAAGTACTTTGATAGTTGGGAGGATGCTTGTGATCTGGCGGACCCGAACATCGATTCAACTGGTGGATATAATTTCGATAAAAACTCAAATCAGAACAAATCGGAAGAGTCTGGTCCTAACCATGAACTGGATGGGGAAGAGATTAATCGGCTACGCGATATTGTTCGGTTACAACCGACGAAAAACGCCGAATTGAAGGACCAGTGGGGGTTGGAAAGTGGAAGCGAAGTGCATCGGTACCTGGAGTTTCATTTCTCGAAATACTATTACCGCGACAAAGATTCATATATTCGGGCAACTGAGGTGGGAGAGTCAATAATTGAGGATCCTGAAGGCGGGGCCCCTGCCAACGGCAAATCAGTCGGTAAGACGGATTTACGACGACGCGACCTGATCCTATCTCTAGTTGAGCTCTCAGAGAAGGTGGACCATCTTCCCGGTCCAAACGAAATCAAAGAACAAAGCGAGTATGCCCTCCAACGATATCAAGAAGAGTTTGGTAGTCTTATTAACGCCTACAAGGCGGCGGGTCTTCTCCCAGGGGATGCTACGAAGGAAGATTTCCATAGAGAGATAAGATTAGGATCGAACTCCGACAGTAGATACAGTGAATTCGATGAATCAGAGGAGGATGCAGCTCCCCAAGATGATTCGGGAGAAATTGATGATGCGTTAAAGAAGAAAATGTTATTCGACGAGGGGATTTAACCCTACGGCGATGAATTAAGTACCCACCTAGACGGACATCTCAATATGGACAGAACCACTACTCGGCTAAAGGATATTGAACTTCCACTATTGCAGGAAACTGCTACAGATGACCTGATAGAGGACTTTTATACCCCATGTCTGCAGGTGGCGACTGAGTATAAGCGCGCGGTTGGCTACTTTACCAGCAGTTGGTTTGAAGTAGCTGCTACTGGGATGGCGGGTCTTGCCGATAATGGAGGGACAGCGAAATGGATCATTAGCCCAAAACTGGCCACTGATGATTGGGAAGCAATCAAGCGGGGTGAAGCTGCTCAACGTGATGGAGAACTCTATTCCGAGATGGAAGGGTTAGTTAACGACCTTCAAACAAATCTGGAGGAAAACACGCAAAATACTCTCGCCTGGTTAATCGCCGATGGATTACTCCAGATCAAGATCGCGGTTGCTCAGGGCCAACTCACCGGCGATTTCCATGATAAATGGGGAGTAGTCACCGACAAATATGATGACAAGATAGCCTTCCATGGCTCCCAAAACGATAGCCGAAAGAGCCTCACAAACTATGAGGCAAATTCAATTTTCACGTCGTGGCGATCAGAATTGGACGCAACTAGAGTACAACAGCATGAACAACGCTTTGATGATCTCTGGGAGAATCAGAAATCTGGAGTCCAATGCTTCAATCTCCCGGATAGCGTGAATTTAGATATTGTGGAACTCCGTTCTGACGAACGGCCATACCAGGACCCCGGAGAGAAGACTAAACTTACTAGTCCATATCGTTGGCGACACCAAGAGGAGGCAGTGGATGCATTTATTGAATCAAAATCTGGCATCCTCGAAATGGCGACGGGAACGGGGAAAACGAGAACCTCGCTCAAGATCCTTGACCGCCTTCTTCGAGATGATGAAATTGAGGATCTTGTCGTCGCAACACACGGCAACGATCTACTTAACCAATGGCGAGAAACTCTATTAGAACACTTTTCACCAGGTGAGATGTTTCTATATCGTCAATATGGTGGGGCGAAGGAATTAGGAAACTATTTGGCGGCAGATAATGACCACGTTGATGTCCTACTGACCTCTTATTCGAATCTTAGTGATGCTATTGACGGGGATACGACGAACAAGCTTAGTGGTGCGCTTCTGATATGTGATGAAGTACATAACATGGGCGCGGAAACTAAGCAGGAGCAATTAGGTGGTGAATTGAATGTCTTCCCGTACCGACTGGGGTTAAGCGCGACACCTTTTGATCCATACGATCAAGACAGGAATGAATTTTTGAAGAATGAGGTCGGATCGGTAGTTTATGAATTTGGGTTGGAATCGGCAATTCGCCGTGGGATTCTCTGT encodes:
- a CDS encoding DEAD/DEAH box helicase family protein, with translation MDRTTTRLKDIELPLLQETATDDLIEDFYTPCLQVATEYKRAVGYFTSSWFEVAATGMAGLADNGGTAKWIISPKLATDDWEAIKRGEAAQRDGELYSEMEGLVNDLQTNLEENTQNTLAWLIADGLLQIKIAVAQGQLTGDFHDKWGVVTDKYDDKIAFHGSQNDSRKSLTNYEANSIFTSWRSELDATRVQQHEQRFDDLWENQKSGVQCFNLPDSVNLDIVELRSDERPYQDPGEKTKLTSPYRWRHQEEAVDAFIESKSGILEMATGTGKTRTSLKILDRLLRDDEIEDLVVATHGNDLLNQWRETLLEHFSPGEMFLYRQYGGAKELGNYLAADNDHVDVLLTSYSNLSDAIDGDTTNKLSGALLICDEVHNMGAETKQEQLGGELNVFPYRLGLSATPFDPYDQDRNEFLKNEVGSVVYEFGLESAIRRGILCEFDYTPLTYELSEDDKKAQKEAFRKFAGIKRQNPSIPQSQLYIMLSRVRKESHQKLPVLREYLNKNPDILESCIIFVETKDFGHEVQQIIFDYVDNFHTYYGEDDESNLESFSQGGLSTLVTSRAISEGIDIQSVKNIVLCTAPRSRGTTIQRIGRALRKDPSNPSKKANIVDFVVGSDIHSDEVEDTTDGDQSMTPPDKDRYEWLKDLSTVTQVE